The Shewanella zhangzhouensis genome has a window encoding:
- a CDS encoding porin: MNKTLIAGAILASLVAPTVSAIEIYKDDKNAVSIGGFIDARAIHTQDTTEVVNGASRINFGFERALSHDWKAFALLEWGINPFGSSEIVYNNKFETVQDEFFYNRLGYAGLSHDTWGTITIGKQWGAWYDVVYGTNYGFVWDGNAAGVYTYNKDDGAVNGTGRGDKVIQYRNSVGDFSYAIQAQLKNSTFFTCDFDDITQADCEALWQQGKREAQQVEYNYTYGGAVTWKATDKLALAVGVNRGEFDVTYGNGDQITAVDLIWGVGATWGDFDTDGFYASVNYNYNENHDTDNIGRLIKEAYGIESLFSYKFENGFRAFVSYNLLDAGNDYVIQPNFNADPNDVFKRQFVVAGLHYVWDKDTVLYVEGRKDFSDFSSADAEQEARMALSEDDGIAIGIRYTL; encoded by the coding sequence ATGAACAAGACTCTCATCGCCGGCGCAATATTGGCCTCGCTGGTGGCTCCCACCGTATCTGCCATCGAAATTTACAAAGACGACAAAAATGCCGTCTCCATTGGTGGATTCATTGACGCCCGCGCAATTCATACCCAGGACACCACAGAAGTGGTAAACGGTGCCTCTCGTATTAATTTTGGCTTCGAGCGTGCCCTCAGCCACGACTGGAAAGCCTTTGCCCTGCTCGAGTGGGGTATCAATCCCTTCGGCAGCAGTGAGATTGTCTACAACAACAAATTTGAAACCGTGCAGGACGAGTTTTTTTATAACCGTCTTGGTTATGCCGGTCTGAGCCATGACACCTGGGGTACCATCACAATTGGTAAACAGTGGGGCGCTTGGTATGACGTGGTCTACGGCACCAACTATGGCTTTGTATGGGACGGAAACGCCGCCGGCGTTTATACCTACAACAAGGATGATGGCGCTGTAAACGGCACCGGCCGCGGTGATAAGGTCATTCAATATCGTAACAGCGTGGGTGACTTTAGCTACGCTATTCAGGCTCAGCTTAAAAACAGTACTTTTTTCACCTGCGATTTCGACGACATCACCCAGGCCGACTGCGAAGCCTTGTGGCAACAGGGTAAACGCGAGGCCCAGCAGGTTGAATATAACTACACCTACGGCGGCGCAGTTACCTGGAAGGCAACTGACAAACTGGCATTGGCGGTGGGTGTAAACCGCGGTGAATTTGATGTGACCTATGGTAACGGCGACCAAATTACAGCGGTCGATCTTATCTGGGGTGTGGGGGCGACCTGGGGGGATTTCGACACAGATGGTTTCTATGCCTCCGTTAACTACAACTACAACGAAAACCACGACACAGACAACATCGGTCGCTTGATTAAAGAAGCCTACGGTATTGAGTCACTGTTCTCCTACAAATTTGAGAATGGTTTCCGTGCATTTGTTTCTTATAACTTGCTGGATGCCGGCAATGATTATGTTATCCAACCAAACTTTAATGCCGACCCCAACGACGTGTTCAAACGTCAATTTGTGGTAGCAGGTTTACATTATGTTTGGGATAAAGACACTGTGCTGTATGTAGAAGGACGTAAAGACTTCAGTGATTTCAGCAGTGCCGATGCCGAACAGGAAGCGAGAATGGCGCTTTCGGAAGATGACGGTATCGCAATAGGTATTCGTTACACCTTGTAA